A genome region from Girardinichthys multiradiatus isolate DD_20200921_A unplaced genomic scaffold, DD_fGirMul_XY1 scaffold_40, whole genome shotgun sequence includes the following:
- the LOC124865201 gene encoding ICOS ligand-like has product MDSLVTFSLVSVLIIFISPVSTDQRNITAEAGQDIILPCRAPDSKPVIAVKWTRTDLGPDYVFLYRDDQISLENQLLSYKNRVNLKEGQMKDGDVSLVLKNVTTDDRGTYECRVFQTETKSRKTINLDVRLPGDPDGGNKDGSVGLVVDPLVGIIIAVVAAAGWLIYKKTSCFKPNQPPEEPAGPHRTLMSHNGAADL; this is encoded by the exons atggATTCTTTAGTGACGTTCTCCCTGGTGTCGGTTCTGATCATCTTCATCTCGCCTGTCTCTACAG atcAGAGAAACATCACAGCTGAAGCTGGACAGGACATCATTCTGCCATGTAGAGCTCCTGACAGTAAACCTGTTATAGCTGTAAAATGGACCAGAACTGATCTGGGACCGGATTATGTTTTTCTGTACAGAGATGACCAGATTAGTCTGGAAAACCAGCTTCTATCTTATAAGAACCGGGTGAATCTGAAGGAGGGACAGATGAAGGATGGAGACGTGTCCTTGGTTCTGAAGAACGTGACGACTGATGACAGAGGAACATATGAATGTCGAGTCTTTCAGACAGAGACAAAAAGCAGGAAGACCATTAACCTGGATGTACGTCTTCCAG GTGACCCGGATGGAGGCAACAAAGATGGATCTGTTGGGCTGGTGGTCGATCCGTTAGTTGGTATAATTAttgctgttgttgctgctgctggttGGTTGATCTATAAAAaaacttcatgttttaaacCAAACCAGCCTCCTGAAGAACCAGCTGGACCTCACAGGACTTTAATGTCTCACAACGGAGCAGCTGACCTGTGA